GGACACGGCCACTCTCCTTCGCGCTCTGCCCGTCGCCGTCGTCGCGTACGCCGCTCGTGTCCCGTCCGTCCGGCCCGGCGTCCGGCTCCGTGTCCGGCTCGGCGGACAACTGCGCGGCGAGCGCTGCCCGGCCGCGCGAGAGGCGGGCCTTGACCGTCCCGACGGGCGAGCCGGTCTCGGAGGCTACCTGCTCGACACTCAGGTCGCACAGATGGTGCAGGACGACGGCCGTGCGCTGCGCCTCAGGGAGGGTGCGCAGCGCCTGCACCAGAGCGGTGCGTTCGGGGCCCGGGCCGGGGACGCGATCGGCGGGCGGGTTCTTGCGCACGAGGTCGAGCCAGCGACGGGCCCGGCGCCAGCGGCTCACCGCGAGGCGCATGGCGACGGTACGGATCCACGCCTCGGGGGCCTCGTCGGCGAGGAAACTCCGACGGCGGTCCCAGGCCCGTACGAACGCCTCCTGTACGACGTCCTGCGCCTCGCCGTGGTCACCGGTCAGCGCGTACAACTGGCCGACCAGACGCGGGAAGGCGGCGGCGTAGAACGCGTCGAACTCGTCCTCCGTCATGCCCCCGCGCCCCCGTCCGGCCCCGCCGGATCACGTGTTCCGAAATTTCCCGCACCTCGCGTGCAACCCGCCGCATCGCCCGTGCGTACAGGTCGCGTATATCGAAACACAGCCCAGGGGGACCGATGACCACAGGAATGACGACGAGGCGCGCCACGCGCGCGTGGAGCGCCGCGGTGCTCTGTTCGCTCGCGCTCGCGGGCTGCTCCGCGCAGGGCGGGGCGGACGAGGGGCGGGCGTCCGGCCCGAAGGTCGCGCCGACCGCGGCAGACCGCGCGGCCGCGCGGCAGGAGCCCACGAAGAAGCCCGCTCCGGACCCCGCCGCGCTCAAGAACGTGCGGGTCAACGTCTCGGACGGCCAGACCGTCGGCGTAGGCATGCCGATATCGCTCACCTTCGACCGCCCGGTGCCGGAGGCGGAGCGGGCCGCGGTCGAGCGGCGCCTGAAGGTGGCGGCGAACCCCGGCGTGACGGGGTCGTGGAGCTGGGTGAAGGACCGCAACCTGCACGACGGCCAGCGCGTCGACTACCGGCCGCGCGAGCCGTGGAAGCCCGGTACGAAGGTCACCGTCCGTGCGGGCTCCGGGACCACCCGGACGTTCGAGGTGGGCCGTTCGCTCGTCGCCACGGTGGACGTGCGGACGCACACCATGAAGGTGGTGAAGGACGGCGGGACGCGCGTGGTGAAGGTGACCGCGGGCGCCCCGGGGATGGACACCTGGAACGGCACGATGGTCGTCCTCGACAAGCAGTCCCGCGTCCTCATGGACTCCAGGACCGTGGGCTACGGAAAGGCCTACAAGGACTACTACAACTACGCGGTGCACCTGACGACTTCGGGCACGTACCTGCACGAGAACCCGAACGCGAACGCCACCGCCGGGGAGAGCAACGTCACGCACGGCTGCATAGGCCTGGCCACCGACGGGACCGCGCGGCGCTTCTACGGAGAGGTCATTCCCGGCGACATCGTGCGGGTCGTCGGCTCCAAGGAGACCGTGGCGACGGGCAACGGGTACGGGGCCTGGAACGTGGACTGGAAGCAGTGGCGGGCGGGCAGCGCGCTGGACTGAGGACGCGGTGGGGTGTGGAGCGGCGGCCGGCGTCCCGGCCGCCGCTCCCCCGGGTCAGCCCCGCCGGCGTGCGCCGCGGCGCCGGGCGAGCGCCGCTCCGGAGAGGCCGAGGGCGACCAGGGCCCCCGCGCCCGCGAGCGACGAGGCGACCGTGACCGGACCGCCGTCGTCCGTCCTCGGTCCCGGCGCGGGCTCGTCGTAGCCGCCCGCCTTGCCCGACTTCTCGTACGCGGAGCCGGGCAGCTTGTCGGCGTACGCCTTCCGCACGCGCTCGCGGTAGGCGGCGACCGAGGTGCCCCGCGCGCCCACGGCGCGTATCGCGTCCTTGTCGAGGGGCAGCACGCGCGCGTGGGCATCGTCCCGGCCGTGGAGGACGTACCAGGCGTTGATCTGCGGCTCGTGGAAGACGGTGCCTCCGGAGGCCTTCTTCTCGCCCACGCGCGCGTAGTGGGTCTCGTCGTCGCCCGTGGCGATGTTCACGACCTGCCAGGCACCGCCCTGCCGGACGGTCCAGAGGGACGCCTCCTGGCCGTCGGAGGAGACCGCCTTGCTGGCGAGGAACTGCAGGCGGGCGATGGGCGCGTCCTTCTTGCCCGCGACGAAGTCCGGCGAGAGGTAGTACACGGGCACGGCCCTGCCCTCGACGCGCGGGGCGGCGGCGGCCTTGGTGACCGCTCCCTCCCTGGCGAAGAAGCGGGAGAGCGTGTCGAGGTTCTTCGGTGCCTCGGCCGCCCGGTGCGCGGCGTCCCTGGACGCGGCGGACGGCGCGGCGGGGCTGGTGTCGGCGGAGGCCGCGGGGGCGGCGAGGCCGAGGAGCAGAGTGGCGGCGGTGCCCGCGAGCGCGGCCCTCACGAGCCGGCCGGGCAGGGGGCGGGGAAGGTGACGGGTCATCGTTCTCACGCCCCGATCCGGTAGAGCGAGTGGGTCCAGGAGAACGTGTTGTTGTCGACGTACCAGGCATGCGAGGCCCAGTTGTAGCGGTCGTTGGAGGGCCAGGGATCGCCCCAGTAGACCCAGCTGCTCGCGTCGTCGTAGCCGTAGAGGACGTGCATGTGGCCGCCACCGTTGGACCACTGGATGCGGGTCTCCATCGGGCGGCCCGCGTCGATCTCGGCCTTCACGGTCGGATAGCGCAGCCATCCGGTGACGTACGAACCGGAGTTGATGCCCGCCCAGCGCAGGCCGCTCTGCACGTTGCCGAGGGTGGCCTGGTTGTTGGGGCACTCGGTGTTCTGGCTGCGCCCGAAGGCGGCGTTGCAGAACTGGTTCTGGCTGTAGTTGCGGCCCATGTAGGTCGCGATGGTGTTGCCGCCCGCGGCCCAGCACCAGTTGGTCTTCTGCTGGGCCTGCATGGTGATGTTCAGCCGCTTGGCGGCGAGGACGGACGGGTCGGCGGCCCCCTGGTCGATGACGGTGCCGGTGGCCGCCGGGGCGGGGGCGGGGTGGAGCGGGGCTGCCGTGGCCGTGGCCACCGGCGCGGCGAACAGGGCCGCCGATATGACGGCGAGCGCGGACAGGCGTCTCTGCCTGCCGGCGCCGCCGCTCCTGCTGAGTGGTGAGCGCATCGCATTCCTCCCGTGCGGGGGTGGGGTGTGGAGGAGCGCGTCCGGACGCTGCGATTGAGCATCAAGTGTTGTCGGGTGCAGGTCAACACGCTTCAATGCGGAATTACTTGGGCCGTGAACGGCGGCGTACGGATGTGAACGCGGGCCGTGCGTCCACCTGGCAGCCCGCCCCCACCGGCGCGAACGCCGGAACGGCAGATGTGAACGTTCACAGGAGGACCCGTCTTGCGGCACGGCACACCACTCGCGGCGGAACCCGGGCCCGAGGCGCCCGCGGACCTGGAGGCCGCCCTGCGCACCGGCCCCTTCCACCTCGCGCTGCGCACCGCCATCGCCGCGCGGCGGCTGCCCCTGCAACGCATACGCCACCATCTGGTCCGGCACGGCGTCAACGTGGGGGTGACGAGCCTCAGTTACTGGCAGCAGGGCGCCCGCAGACCGCAGCGCCCCGAATCCCTGCGCGCCGTACGCGCCCTGGAGGAGATCCTCCAACTCCCTGAGGAGTCACTGATCCGGCTGCTCGTACGGCCGGCGGAGCGCGCGGACCGGGCCCGCCCCGCCGCCCGCTCGTACCGCTCCCTGGTGGAGGCGTCCGACGTGCTGCGGTCCCTCCTGACCGACCTCGGCTCGCCGGTCGACGGCGGCCTGCACACCATCGGCCACCACGAACGGGTGCGGATCGGCGCGGAACGCGAGCTGCTCGGCCGCGAGTCGCAGCATGTCGTGCGCGCCCACCGGGACGGCGTGGACCGCTATGTGGCCATCCACCACGGCGATCCCGGGTGCGCCCCCGACCGCGTCCGGGTGCTCGCCCTGGAGAACTGCCGCACGGGGAGGGTGCGCTGGCACAAGAGCACGGGGGTGCTCGTCGCCGAGCTGCTCTTCGACGCCCGGCTGCGCGCGGGCGACACGCATCTGTTCGGCTACGGCTTCGAGGACGGCACGGCCGGAGCCGCCACCGAGTACATGCGCGGCTTCACCTACGCGGGCGGGCAGTACGCGTTGCAGATCCGGTACGACGACACGGCTCTGCCCGTACGCTGCCACCGCTTCACCCAGCACTCGGCGGCGGCCCCGCGCGGCGGCCGCCAGGAGCTGACGCTGAGCGGCAGCCACCGGTCGGTGCACATGGTCGAGCCGCAGGTACGGGCGGGGATCCTGGGGATCGCGTGGGACTGGGAGTGAGGTCCGAACGGTCGCCGGGGCTTCTCAGGCCTTCTTCGCCGGACCCGCGATGATCTTGCCGTTCGCCACCTTCACCGGCACCTCGGGGAGCGGCTCGACGGCCGGCTCGTGCAGCACCTTGCCGTTGGTGGCGTCGAACTCGCTGCCGTGGCACTGACAGATCAGCTTGTGCCCCTCCAGGTTCTGGATGGGGCAGCGCGCGTGGGTGCAGATCGTGCTGTACGCCTTGTACTCGTCGTCGGAGATCCGGCTGACGACGACGTTGCTGTCCTTGTACAGCTTCGAGGCGCCCACCTTCACGTCGTCGGCCTTCCCGAGGTCCACCGGCGCCGTCGGCGCCGACCGGTTCGACCCGTCGCCGGACGAGCAGGCGGTGAGCCCGAGTCCGACGGCCGGGACGAGAGCGGCGGCCCGCAGCACGGTACGGCGGGCGTGGGGGGTGCCGGACATGGTGTCTCCACAGGTCAGGAGGGCATCGGTGACGGATCAGACCATACCGGTGCACCGCGCCCCGACCGGGTCGGGCACGACCGTGCCCGAGTCCTGCCCGGTCCCGCACGCGGCGCCGCGCACGGCCTAGCCTGGGCGCGGCGAGCCCACCCGGACGGTGCCCGAGAGGAATGACCCGTGATTGTCGTCGCAGGAGAGGCCCTGATCGACCTCGTACCGCAGGACGGGGAACCGGAGAGCACACCGCAGGCCGGTGCGGACGGCGGCGCGGGGCTGCCCGCGCTCGCGCCGCGCCTCGGTGGCGGCCCGTACAACACCGCCGTGGCGCTCGGCAGGCTCGGCTCCCCCGTGGCCTTCTGCTCGCGCGTCTCCCGGGACGCGTTCGGCGAGGCGCTGCTGGACGGCCTGCGCTCGGCCGGTGTCGACGTGACGCCCGTGCAGCGCGGCCCGGAGCCGACGACGCTCGCCGTCGCCTCGATCGGCGCGGACGGCTCGGCGGGCTACTCCTTCTACGTCGAGGGCACGGCCGACCGGCTCTTCGCAGCGCCCGACCTGCTCCCCGACGGGGTGCGGGCGATGTCGTTCGGCACCTGCTCGCTCGTCCTGGAGCCGGGCGCGAGCGCGTACGAGGAGCTGATGCGGCGGGCGGCGGCGGACGGCGTCTGCACGGCGCTCGACCCGAACGTACGCGCGGGTCTGATCCCCGACGCGGACGCCTACCGCGCGCGCTTCAAGAGCTGGCTGCCGTCGGTGACACTGCTCAAGCTGTCGCAGGAGGACGCCGACTGGCTCGGCGGCACCCCGCACGAGTGGCTGGCCGCCGGGCCCGCGGCCGTGGTGGTCACGCGCGGCGGGGACGGTCTTTCGCTGTACACGCGGGACGGTACGGAGCTGCGCGTGCCGGGCGAGAAGGTCGACGTGGTCGACACGATCGGCGCGGGTGACACGGTCAACGCGGCGCTGCTGCACGGCCTGCGCGCGCGGGACGCGCTGTCGGACGGGGCGCTCGCCGGTCTCGGCGCGGAGGGCTGGACCGACGTGCTGCGGTTCGCGGCGCGCGCGGCGGCGCTCACGTGTTCCCGGGCGGGCGCGGAGCCTCCGTACGCGGCGGAACTGGCCTGAGCGCGAAGAGCTGAGCGGCACCCGGTCGGCCGCCGGCGGCCGCGTCCGTCAGCGCCCGTTGAACGCCCCGTGCCGCCCCGCCCCCGCCGCGAACCGTGCCGCCCCTTGTGCCGCCTCGGCCAGGGAGTGCAGGCCATGGTTCAACTCGCCCGCCATCGCCTCCTCCTCCGGCCGGCCGCTCTGTTCGAGGACGGAGAGCCGGTCGCGCCGCATGCAGGTCTGCGGGAACGCGGCGATCTCGGCGGCGAGGCGCTCGGCCGCGGCGCGTGAGGTGCCCGGGGGCACGGTCCGGTTGACCAGACCCATGCCGAGCGCTTCCGCGGCGCCCACCGGGCGACCGGTCAGGATCAGGTCCAGGGCGCGGCCCTCGCCGATCAGCCGGGGCAGCCGCACCGTCCCGCCGTCGATGAGCGGGACGCCCCAGCGTCGGCAGAACACGCCGAGGACGGCGTCCTCGTCGGCGACGCGCAGGTCGCACCAGAGGGCGAGTTCGAGGCCGCCCGCGACGGCGTGGCCGGAGATCGCCGCGATGACCGGCTTCGTCAGGCGCATCCGGGTGGGACCCATGGGCCCGTCCCCGTCCTGCGTGACCTCGTTGCCGTCGGGGGTGCCGATGGCCTTGAGGTCCGCGCCCGCGCAGAAGGTGCCGCCCTCGCCCCACAGCACGGCGACGGAGGCGTGCGGGTCGGCGTCGAAGTCGCGGAAGGCGTCGGCGAGGGCGCGGGCGGTGGGCCCGTCGACGGCGTTCCGCGCGGCAGGGCGGGACAGGACGATGGTGGTGACGGGGCCTGCGCGTTCGCTGCGTACGGGCATGGTGCAAGCCGACCATGGGAACGGGGCGCCGGACAAGGTGTGTTCGGGCCGCCACTCCCCCGCGTACGACGACGCGCCCCGTCCCTGGTGAGGGGCGGGGCGCGTCGTACGGGAGCGTCGGCCGGGGGCGGCCCGCGGAGGGCGGAGCGCTACCGGCCGGGCCCCCTACCGGTCAGGCCTTGCGGGCCCGCGTCGTCTTCTTCGCGGCCGTCTTCTTGGCGGCGCCGGTCTCCTTGGCGGAGGCGGCCGACTTCGTGGCGGCGGTCTTCTTGGTGACGGCGGCCTTCTTGGCGGCGCTCGCCTTCTCGGCGGCGGCAGCCTTCTTGGCCACCGTGCCCCTGGCGGCGCCCACGTTCACGGCCGCCTTGGCCGCCGTCTTCCGCGTGCCCTCGGCGCTCGCCGCCACCACCTTCTTGGCTGCCGACTTCTTCGCGGCGGACTTCTTGGCGGGAGCCTTCTTCGCCGCTCCGCGCCCCCGTGAGGGCACCGCGTCGCTGATCCGGTCCGCCGCGATGATGTCCCGCAGGAACTTGCCGGTGTGGCTGGCCGGGACGCCCGCGACCTCCTCGGGCGTGCCTTCGGCGACGACCAGACCGCCGCCGTTGCCGCCCTCGGGGCCCATGTCGACGACCCAGTCGGCCGTCTTGATCACGTCGAGGTTGTGCTCGATGACGATGACCGTGTTGCCCTTGTCGACCAGGCCGGAGAGGACCGTGATCAGCTTGCTGATGTCCTCGAAGTGCAGACCGGTGGTCGGCTCGTCCAGGACGTACACGGTCCGGCCCGTCGACCGCTTCTGGAGTTCGGACGCCAGCTTCACGCGCTGGGCCTCGCCTCCGGAGAGCGTCGGCGCCGACTGCCCGAGGCGCACGTACCCGAGACCGACGTCGTGGAGCGTCCTCAGGTGGCGGGCGATGGCGGGGACGGCCTCGAAGAAGCCGAGCGCCTCCTCGATGGGCATGTCGAGGACCTCGGCGATGGACTTGCCCTTGTAGTGCACGTCCAGCGTCTCGCGGTTGTAGCGCGCGCCGTGGCAGACCTCGCACGGCACGTACACGTCCGGGAGGAAGTTCATCTCGATCTTGATCGTGCCGTCGCCGGAGCAGTTCTCGCAGCGGCCGCCCTTGACGTTGAAGGAGAAGCGGCCGGGCAGGTAGCCCCGGACCTTCGCCTCCGTGGTCTCCGCGAAGAGCCTGCGGACGTGGTCGAAGACTCCGGTGTACGTCGCCGGGTTCGACCGCGGGGTGCGGCCGATGGGCGACTGGTCGACGTGCACGACCTTGTCGACCTGATCGTCGCCCTCCACGCGCGTGTGGCGGCCGGGGACGGACCGGGCGCCGTTCAGCTCGCGGGCCAGGTGCGTGTACAGGATGTCGTTCACGAGCGTCGACTTGCCCGAGCCCGAGACACCCGTGACGGCGGTCAGGACGCCGAGCGGGAAGGAGACGTCGATGTCCTGGAGGTTGTTCTCGCGGGCGCCGTGCACCGTGAGCTGCCGGGACGGGTCGGCCGGGCGGCGCACGTCCGGCACCGGGATGGCCTTCTTGCCCGACAGGTACTGCCCGGTGATCGACTTGTCGTTGTCGAGCAGCTCCTTCATGGAGCCGCTGTGCACGACCTTGCCGCCGTGCTCGCCCGCGCCGGGGCCGATGTCGACGACCCAGTCGGCGACCTTGATCGTGTCCTCGTCGTGCTCGACGACGATGAGGGTGTTGCCCATGTCGCGCAGGCGGACGAGGGTCTCGATCAGGCGGTGGTTGTCGCGCTGGTGGAGGCCGATCGACGGCTCGTCCAGGACGTAGAGAACACCGACCAGACCGGAGCCGATCTGGGTGGCCAGACGGATGCGCTGGGCCTCGCCTCCGGAGAGGGTGCCCGCGGCGCGGT
The sequence above is a segment of the Streptomyces sp. Je 1-369 genome. Coding sequences within it:
- a CDS encoding SigE family RNA polymerase sigma factor; amino-acid sequence: MTEDEFDAFYAAAFPRLVGQLYALTGDHGEAQDVVQEAFVRAWDRRRSFLADEAPEAWIRTVAMRLAVSRWRRARRWLDLVRKNPPADRVPGPGPERTALVQALRTLPEAQRTAVVLHHLCDLSVEQVASETGSPVGTVKARLSRGRAALAAQLSAEPDTEPDAGPDGRDTSGVRDDGDGQSAKESGRVR
- a CDS encoding L,D-transpeptidase, translating into MTTGMTTRRATRAWSAAVLCSLALAGCSAQGGADEGRASGPKVAPTAADRAAARQEPTKKPAPDPAALKNVRVNVSDGQTVGVGMPISLTFDRPVPEAERAAVERRLKVAANPGVTGSWSWVKDRNLHDGQRVDYRPREPWKPGTKVTVRAGSGTTRTFEVGRSLVATVDVRTHTMKVVKDGGTRVVKVTAGAPGMDTWNGTMVVLDKQSRVLMDSRTVGYGKAYKDYYNYAVHLTTSGTYLHENPNANATAGESNVTHGCIGLATDGTARRFYGEVIPGDIVRVVGSKETVATGNGYGAWNVDWKQWRAGSALD
- a CDS encoding papain-like cysteine protease family protein, producing the protein MRSPLSRSGGAGRQRRLSALAVISAALFAAPVATATAAPLHPAPAPAATGTVIDQGAADPSVLAAKRLNITMQAQQKTNWCWAAGGNTIATYMGRNYSQNQFCNAAFGRSQNTECPNNQATLGNVQSGLRWAGINSGSYVTGWLRYPTVKAEIDAGRPMETRIQWSNGGGHMHVLYGYDDASSWVYWGDPWPSNDRYNWASHAWYVDNNTFSWTHSLYRIGA
- a CDS encoding Rieske (2Fe-2S) protein yields the protein MSGTPHARRTVLRAAALVPAVGLGLTACSSGDGSNRSAPTAPVDLGKADDVKVGASKLYKDSNVVVSRISDDEYKAYSTICTHARCPIQNLEGHKLICQCHGSEFDATNGKVLHEPAVEPLPEVPVKVANGKIIAGPAKKA
- a CDS encoding carbohydrate kinase family protein, yielding MIVVAGEALIDLVPQDGEPESTPQAGADGGAGLPALAPRLGGGPYNTAVALGRLGSPVAFCSRVSRDAFGEALLDGLRSAGVDVTPVQRGPEPTTLAVASIGADGSAGYSFYVEGTADRLFAAPDLLPDGVRAMSFGTCSLVLEPGASAYEELMRRAAADGVCTALDPNVRAGLIPDADAYRARFKSWLPSVTLLKLSQEDADWLGGTPHEWLAAGPAAVVVTRGGDGLSLYTRDGTELRVPGEKVDVVDTIGAGDTVNAALLHGLRARDALSDGALAGLGAEGWTDVLRFAARAAALTCSRAGAEPPYAAELA
- a CDS encoding crotonase/enoyl-CoA hydratase family protein, with the protein product MPVRSERAGPVTTIVLSRPAARNAVDGPTARALADAFRDFDADPHASVAVLWGEGGTFCAGADLKAIGTPDGNEVTQDGDGPMGPTRMRLTKPVIAAISGHAVAGGLELALWCDLRVADEDAVLGVFCRRWGVPLIDGGTVRLPRLIGEGRALDLILTGRPVGAAEALGMGLVNRTVPPGTSRAAAERLAAEIAAFPQTCMRRDRLSVLEQSGRPEEEAMAGELNHGLHSLAEAAQGAARFAAGAGRHGAFNGR
- the uvrA gene encoding excinuclease ABC subunit UvrA → MADRLIVRGAREHNLKNVSLDLPRDSLIVFTGLSGSGKSSLAFDTIFAEGQRRYVESLSSYARQFLGQMDKPDVDFIEGLSPAVSIDQKSTSRNPRSTVGTITEVYDYLRLLFARIGKPHCPECGRPISRQSPQAIVDKVLELPEGSRFQVLSPLVRERKGEFVDLFADLQTKGYSRARVDGETIQLSEPPTLKKQEKHTIEVVVDRLTVKDSAKRRLTDSVETALGLSGGMVVLDFVDLAEDDPERERMYSEHLYCPYDDLSFEELEPRSFSFNSPFGACPDCTGIGTRMEVDPELIVPDEDKSLDEGAIHPWSHGHTKEYFGRLVGALADALGFSTDMPWAGLPQRAKKALLNGHKTQIEVRYRNRYGRERVYTTAFEGAVPFVKRRHSEAESDASRERFEGYMREVPCPTCEGTRLKPIVLAVTVMGKSIAEVSAMSISDCADFLAELKLGARDKKIAERVLKEVNERLRFLVDVGLDYLSLNRAAGTLSGGEAQRIRLATQIGSGLVGVLYVLDEPSIGLHQRDNHRLIETLVRLRDMGNTLIVVEHDEDTIKVADWVVDIGPGAGEHGGKVVHSGSMKELLDNDKSITGQYLSGKKAIPVPDVRRPADPSRQLTVHGARENNLQDIDVSFPLGVLTAVTGVSGSGKSTLVNDILYTHLARELNGARSVPGRHTRVEGDDQVDKVVHVDQSPIGRTPRSNPATYTGVFDHVRRLFAETTEAKVRGYLPGRFSFNVKGGRCENCSGDGTIKIEMNFLPDVYVPCEVCHGARYNRETLDVHYKGKSIAEVLDMPIEEALGFFEAVPAIARHLRTLHDVGLGYVRLGQSAPTLSGGEAQRVKLASELQKRSTGRTVYVLDEPTTGLHFEDISKLITVLSGLVDKGNTVIVIEHNLDVIKTADWVVDMGPEGGNGGGLVVAEGTPEEVAGVPASHTGKFLRDIIAADRISDAVPSRGRGAAKKAPAKKSAAKKSAAKKVVAASAEGTRKTAAKAAVNVGAARGTVAKKAAAAEKASAAKKAAVTKKTAATKSAASAKETGAAKKTAAKKTTRARKA